The DNA sequence CAACGAAAAACCAGAATCTGAATTTTCTGTCGATAGGCCTGTTCAGGAACTCCCTGAATGCAAGGTCAAAGAAAAGGGTATAGTATGCCTTAAAGGCTTCCGCGGTTGCGTTTCTGTTGACTATGTAAAGCCTGCCGGTGCCGTTTCTGATAAATTTCCTTACCGAAAAATCACCGTCATGGTAAAAATGTCTTTGCACAAGGGCATTGGAAAACTGCGATACGACCGACATTATCGAGTTGGCGGTATTATTGTCCTTCGATATATATCCTTCAACCCTTGGATCATGCTTTAGGATGTTATAGAGCTTTTCCCTGTTGCAACCGTTCATATACAGGAAGTCTATAAGCGTCTTATTCGATGCCTTGCCGGTTTCCCATAAAAGAGTGAGAATCGCATGGAATATATCCCGTGCCGCCTGGTACCAGAATGCAGTCTTGGGATCTGTCGGGAGAGGGATCATTGAATGGACTATATTGTCTATATCTTCCTTTTCCTCGATCTCATGAAAGATATTCCACATGATTGTCCTTGCATCCTTGGGATCAAGCAAGAGGTCCTTTTTCGGTTCAAAAAAGAGCGGGTAGAATTCGGGCTTTCTGTCATAGATGACAGCCGGATCTCCGGTAATTTGTGGTATAAGATACTTCAGGAATGTTGATTTCCCGGACCCCGGAGAGCCGAAAAGAAATATCCCCATATTCTCGGCAGATTTCGGGAATCTGATTTTTTCCTTCCCGAAGGTAATCCTGTAGTTCTTCTTAACAGCTGAGTTTATTCTCTGAGCTGATACTAATGAAGCTCCTCTCAGGTGCTTATCATCTTTCCGGGAAATGTCCTTTTTGAAAAGAATAGTTAAGACCAAAACGATAAGAGAAGCAGAAACAGAAGATGAGAACACGAGATCAAAAACAGCCTTATGTTTTACTATGGCAATCCATTGATCTTTTATAACCTCTTCCTCCGGGTCTTCCCGGAGGCCTGTCAATGCCCTATGGAATGAGTTCTTAATGAAAAAACTTGGGGGATATTGTTGTATGACAGCGCGGTATACATAGAATCTCCTCGCTGAAAATACATTATACGGTTGGAACCTGTTGTCCGATTGTATGCCTGCCCAGGTGAGGCCGATAAAGGCAATGGCAGTAAGGATAAGAAAACAGATGAGAATTATCCGGGCGTGCTTTATCAGGAATTTTACTCTTGTTGCCAGCTCTTCGAAACTTCTCAGACGTGGTCCTCCAGGGGGATTTCAGAATTGATCTCAAGCTCAGCGGAGTTGTCTTTCTCCAGTACTTCTTCTTTACCTATTGCAATCTCAAGAATCTGTTCCTGCTCGATTTCAAGGTCAAGCGCTTTTTCTGTTATGGATGCCAGGTCGTCTCTGTCCATACGCAAATCTTCTTTATCTCCCCATGCCAGAACGTGGACATGAATTCTTTCGTTGTGATCATGGATCGCATACACATAGTCGAAGCTTTTATCTTCGTCCACCTGGTACCGCTCGATAACGTCCCGAACCATTATTCCGATTTCTTCCCTGGACAAATCGGGTTCTTCCGGAGAAAAAATCAGCCTCCGCTCCATCTCTGCCTCTTTGATTTCTTGTCTCAATTCCTTGAAATCATCTCGTGGCAAAATGTTTCCTTCTCTATCGTAGACCGATGCATGCCCGCATCCAAAAGCTCCTTCACGACTGATGTAATTGAGTGATCCCGTGCCTTTTCCTGTGCCTTTGGAAAAACTACTCTTTACTATCATCCTCTATGTCCGCTTTCTCTTTTATTTTTCCTATCGCGTATTTCCAGCATAAATCCGAAACCTTGCTTGCTGTCTCGGTATCGGTTAGTTTGGCATGAGCATATTTAGTCTGATAGCGCCCTGCTATTGCATGGAGCCCGACCCTTAAGAGCACTGTTGCTATGCGGTTTGATTGTCTTTTGATCTCGTCCCTGGTTAACTGGAGGTCCGCTTTCATTGTCTTTGCTATTGCTTCCAGACCAAATATGTCTTCGTCCCTTTTGGAAAGTCCTATGCGTATAAGTTCATTTATCATCTTGTTCTTGCTTTTCTTTTCTGAGACGGCAGCGTCGGTTATGCGCTTATCGAGCTTTTCGTCGAGATAGATGCTTTGATGTTTATGATATTTATACGGCACCGTATACCTCCACGAACTCTTTGACCAATTCTCTCTGCACGTCTTCTCTATCTGCAATTTTCTTCACGAGACTAATGAAC is a window from the Nitrospirota bacterium genome containing:
- a CDS encoding type IV secretion system DNA-binding domain-containing protein, translated to MTGLREDPEEEVIKDQWIAIVKHKAVFDLVFSSSVSASLIVLVLTILFKKDISRKDDKHLRGASLVSAQRINSAVKKNYRITFGKEKIRFPKSAENMGIFLFGSPGSGKSTFLKYLIPQITGDPAVIYDRKPEFYPLFFEPKKDLLLDPKDARTIMWNIFHEIEEKEDIDNIVHSMIPLPTDPKTAFWYQAARDIFHAILTLLWETGKASNKTLIDFLYMNGCNREKLYNILKHDPRVEGYISKDNNTANSIMSVVSQFSNALVQRHFYHDGDFSVRKFIRNGTGRLYIVNRNATAEAFKAYYTLFFDLAFREFLNRPIDRKFRFWFFVDEFPSLMKLETLADLLAEGRDRGSCPVIGAQDFEQVKKIYGPDAYSIFNQTNTQVIFRTKEPKTTEYLSLTFGDQEHVQQIRTLSAGARSIRDGYNFSEQEKISRIILPSEIKGREDLNGYVSIGGYPDTQISMDIFTQPDRNSMIPRNIPEITLEQKQKQEAGEDLDALLK